TCCGCATTTTCCCCTCTAATGCCCCAGTTTTCTTTGGGGGTTTCAAATATAGTTATCTCAACATCATTTGAATCAATACCGCATAGATTGTTTATATTTTCGAATAGAGTCTTAATAAATGCTTTTTTAGTCTCTTTTGTTCGTCCATCGAACATGGAAATTTCAATAATTATATAAGATGTACTGCGGTCTGCTGGATATATAAAATTTTTGGATTGTAGTGGAATAAAACGTTGAAACCTTTTTTCTTCAGGGTATTTTAATTCTTTAA
Above is a window of Acinetobacter colistiniresistens DNA encoding:
- a CDS encoding tautomerase family protein, which produces MSQIKIYALDETIELHRDNLSKAIHQALVKELKYPEEKRFQRFIPLQSKNFIYPADRSTSYIIIEISMFDGRTKETKKAFIKTLFENINNLCGIDSNDVEITIFETPKENWGIRGENADELQLNYKVNI